One genomic segment of Rhodopseudomonas sp. BAL398 includes these proteins:
- a CDS encoding TlpA family protein disulfide reductase yields MSVKRSLVRGVVLCFAATVLVVATWTIAAAQEPSRHLTVNERPKPLAAIQFEDANGQSRSLTDFRGKVVLLNIWATWCVPCRKEMPTLDRLQTKLGGTDFEVVALSIDRRMDAVRKFFAEIGIRKLAMYLDSSAKTTRDLGAVGLPTTLLIDREGREIGRLIGPAEWDAPEITEVIRCVIARDAAAPFSKESKLAATPPCGKRSVGIPAGGTDSNRQP; encoded by the coding sequence ATGTCCGTGAAACGATCGCTCGTACGTGGTGTGGTTCTCTGCTTCGCGGCAACGGTCCTCGTTGTTGCGACATGGACAATTGCGGCGGCACAGGAGCCGAGCAGGCATCTCACGGTCAACGAAAGACCCAAGCCGCTTGCGGCGATCCAGTTCGAGGACGCCAATGGCCAGTCCCGAAGTCTAACCGATTTTCGCGGCAAGGTGGTGCTCCTCAATATCTGGGCGACCTGGTGCGTACCGTGCCGCAAGGAGATGCCGACGCTCGACCGGCTGCAGACCAAGTTGGGAGGAACTGACTTCGAGGTGGTGGCGCTGTCGATCGACCGCCGCATGGATGCGGTACGCAAGTTCTTTGCCGAGATCGGAATTAGAAAGCTTGCGATGTACCTTGACAGTTCGGCAAAGACAACGCGCGACCTGGGAGCGGTAGGCCTTCCGACGACACTGCTGATCGATCGCGAGGGTCGGGAGATCGGCAGGCTTATCGGACCTGCCGAGTGGGATGCGCCAGAGATCACTGAAGTCATTCGTTGCGTGATTGCGAGAGATGCCGCGGCGCCGTTCTCGAAAGAATCAAAATTAGCCGCAACGCCACCCTGCGGCAAACGCAGCGTTGGCATTCCAGCCGGTGGCACCGATAGCAACAGGCAACCATGA
- a CDS encoding DsbE family thiol:disulfide interchange protein, translating to METGTQPVLATPGLVGGGAHAGIRRIVLIAPLTIFLGVAVVLAWGMTRNPSAIPSALIGKPVPEFTLPPVKGRTLGLASADLNGEVSLVNVFASWCTACREEHPIFMQLKAKGIVAIHGLNYKDQPDDAARWLNTMGDPYARTGADRNGRVAIDWGVYGVPETFVITKDGRIAYKHIGAVTPKVLEDTILPLIRKLRQP from the coding sequence ATGGAAACAGGCACCCAGCCGGTTCTTGCCACACCCGGCCTTGTTGGTGGCGGTGCGCATGCGGGAATCCGACGGATTGTCCTAATCGCCCCCCTCACGATTTTTCTGGGAGTCGCAGTCGTGCTTGCCTGGGGGATGACTCGCAACCCCAGCGCGATCCCGTCGGCGCTGATCGGGAAACCGGTACCAGAATTCACGCTGCCGCCGGTCAAGGGCCGCACGCTTGGTCTGGCTAGTGCCGATCTCAACGGCGAAGTGTCACTAGTGAATGTCTTTGCCTCATGGTGCACCGCTTGCCGGGAAGAGCATCCCATATTCATGCAGTTGAAGGCCAAGGGTATCGTTGCCATTCATGGGCTCAACTACAAGGACCAGCCCGATGATGCTGCGCGATGGCTCAACACGATGGGCGATCCTTATGCCCGCACCGGTGCCGACCGCAACGGACGTGTAGCGATCGACTGGGGGGTTTACGGCGTGCCCGAAACCTTCGTCATCACCAAGGATGGCCGTATTGCTTACAAACACATCGGAGCGGTGACGCCAAAGGTGCTCGAGGACACGATTCTTCCACTGATCCGAAAGCTGCGGCAACCATGA